One genomic segment of Polynucleobacter sp. MWH-UH2A includes these proteins:
- the apbC gene encoding iron-sulfur cluster carrier protein ApbC — MSVTVEAVQGALKSVVDPNTNVDFVTAKNIKNLKVEDGDVSLDIVLGYPAKSQFDAIRKAVINALRNLPGVKNVSVNVASQIVAHAVQRGVKLLPGVKNIIAVASGKGGVGKSTTAVNLALALAAEGAQVGILDADIYGPSQPMMLGITGRPDSLEENTIEPMEGHGLQASSIGFLIDDDAPMVWRGPMVTSALEQLLRQTRWRDLDYLVVDMPPGTGDIQLTLSQKVPVTGSVIVTTPQDIALLDARKGLKMFEKVGVPIVGIIENMSTYVCPSCGHEEHVFGTGGGEKMCKDYGVEFLGALPLNLSIREQADAGRPTVVADPDGAISAIYKNIARRVAIRVATLSKDMSSKFPNIVVQNT; from the coding sequence GTGTCAGTTACTGTTGAAGCGGTTCAAGGTGCGTTAAAAAGTGTGGTCGACCCCAATACAAACGTCGATTTCGTTACCGCTAAAAATATCAAGAATCTCAAAGTAGAGGACGGCGATGTTTCTCTGGATATCGTTTTGGGTTATCCAGCAAAAAGTCAGTTTGATGCTATTCGTAAAGCCGTAATTAATGCTTTACGTAACTTGCCGGGCGTTAAAAATGTCAGCGTGAATGTCGCTAGTCAAATCGTTGCGCATGCTGTGCAGCGGGGCGTCAAGTTATTGCCTGGCGTGAAAAATATTATTGCAGTAGCAAGCGGAAAAGGTGGTGTTGGTAAATCCACTACCGCTGTGAACTTAGCGCTCGCTTTAGCTGCGGAAGGCGCGCAAGTGGGCATATTGGATGCTGATATTTATGGACCAAGTCAGCCGATGATGTTGGGCATTACTGGTAGACCAGATTCTCTTGAGGAGAATACGATTGAACCAATGGAAGGCCATGGTTTGCAGGCCAGCTCGATTGGTTTCTTAATTGACGATGATGCCCCGATGGTTTGGCGTGGTCCGATGGTGACTTCAGCATTAGAACAATTACTGCGTCAAACGCGCTGGCGTGACTTGGATTATTTGGTGGTGGATATGCCACCAGGCACTGGCGATATTCAATTAACACTTTCTCAAAAAGTGCCCGTAACAGGCTCAGTGATTGTGACCACGCCACAAGACATTGCCTTGCTTGATGCCCGTAAGGGTCTCAAGATGTTTGAAAAGGTGGGCGTGCCAATTGTTGGCATTATTGAAAATATGAGCACTTATGTTTGCCCTAGCTGTGGACATGAGGAGCATGTATTTGGTACTGGTGGCGGCGAAAAAATGTGCAAAGACTATGGCGTTGAATTTTTAGGCGCCTTGCCACTCAATCTATCGATTCGTGAGCAAGCGGATGCGGGTAGACCTACCGTGGTGGCTGACCCGGATGGCGCTATTAGTGCCATTTACAAAAATATCGCTAGACGAGTTGCTATTAGAGTCGCTACGCTATCTAAAGATATGAGCAGTAAATTCCCCAACATCGTCGTTCAAAACACTTAA
- a CDS encoding formate dehydrogenase subunit gamma — protein sequence MKRSFSKVLGTLVVTLGLSLTLVSGMTFAERAPMAPLPSPSGVDVPPSSVPANPNALANGTQAQSQPANPSIFTTPNSDPQNYVSIPDKQAGVLIQRAGQEWRVIRNGVITVYGGWLLAIAFFGVIAMYTVKGSIKLHEPLSGVKIKRFSGLDRFTHWIMAFSFLALAFTGLLILYGKYFAMPLMGGTAYGSFLMVCKNIHNFTGPLFTLSIVVFFLLFVGKNTPEKGDLQWLLSFGGIFSGKHVPSGFFNMGEKFWFWFGMTFLGLVISGSGFVLDMIVPFMDIQYLRGTMQIANIIHSSAAILMTAMAMGHIYIGTIGMQGSIDGMKTGYVDATWAKEHHELWYNKVNK from the coding sequence ATGAAACGATCATTTTCTAAAGTACTAGGCACTTTGGTAGTGACTTTAGGCTTGTCACTCACGCTAGTCAGTGGCATGACTTTTGCAGAACGCGCGCCAATGGCGCCGCTACCCTCACCGAGTGGTGTAGATGTTCCACCATCATCAGTGCCTGCAAATCCAAATGCCTTGGCGAATGGAACGCAAGCGCAGTCACAGCCTGCAAACCCTTCCATTTTTACGACTCCTAATAGCGACCCACAAAACTATGTGAGCATTCCGGATAAGCAAGCGGGCGTATTGATCCAGCGCGCTGGTCAAGAATGGCGTGTGATTCGTAACGGGGTTATTACTGTTTATGGTGGCTGGTTGTTGGCAATTGCTTTCTTTGGTGTCATTGCGATGTACACCGTTAAGGGCTCTATAAAACTACATGAACCGCTGTCTGGGGTAAAGATCAAGCGCTTCAGTGGGCTTGATCGCTTCACGCACTGGATTATGGCATTTAGCTTTTTAGCTCTTGCCTTTACAGGATTGTTGATTCTGTATGGTAAGTATTTTGCAATGCCTTTGATGGGCGGAACGGCTTACGGTTCTTTCTTAATGGTCTGCAAAAATATTCATAACTTCACAGGCCCATTATTCACCCTCAGCATTGTGGTGTTCTTCCTCCTGTTTGTCGGTAAAAATACTCCTGAGAAGGGCGATCTTCAGTGGTTGCTCTCCTTTGGCGGAATATTTAGCGGTAAACATGTGCCATCAGGTTTCTTCAACATGGGTGAGAAATTCTGGTTCTGGTTCGGTATGACATTCTTGGGCTTAGTTATCTCGGGTTCTGGATTTGTGCTCGATATGATCGTTCCATTTATGGATATTCAGTATTTGCGTGGCACGATGCAAATTGCCAACATCATTCATAGCAGTGCCGCGATCTTGATGACCGCAATGGCGATGGGCCACATATATATTGGCACAATCGGTATGCAGGGTTCAATCGATGGTATGAAAACTGGCTATGTCGATGCTACATGGGCTAAAGAGCATCATGAGCTCTGGTACAACAAAGTTAATAAATAA
- a CDS encoding 4Fe-4S binding protein encodes MGQKFVCNCNGTMPLDAKALGVTMHHSLCRQELSSFLKGLDSPESIVVACTQEASLFSELASQSEKPLVAPLKFVNIREVAGWTQEAKISGPKIAALLALSEMPEAEAVPVVNYESQGRLLILGPGAQAIPWAEKLQTSLDVSVLCTEPSELPLARDYPIYSGVITSLDGYLGHFTVTWEAQNPIDLEMCTRCGACLEACPENAIDLSFQIDLSKCKAHRSCVTACASIGAISFDREERERSSEFDLILDLRPSPAMRMSQTPQGYFAPGSDPLEQALIMNQLLEMVGEFEKPKYFVYSDKVCAHGRNGKVGCSACIDVCSTGAISSLFKNGQGTVEVNPNLCMGCGACSTVCPSGAMRYNYPSVSHQGKELKTLASVFGAEATKLNLELTPSLLLHNYKAGSQLIDSLGRSAHVLPKQFEGLPAFLVPYGIEHIASTGLELWLSALSYGFTEVILLLSGDEDPAYREALINQVKLANSILNAYGFEDRVHLLMVDSQEDLRTVSKAMGDLRQRGSLTPICSPASFGLSNQKRETLEAVLEHLQKQAKTRLPEVGAPLPKNSLLGGLAINRDACTLCMSCVGSCPEGALLDNVDEPILSFIEKQCVQCGICVQTCPESALTLSPRLQSVEQRKQKQTLNETQAFHCISCGKPFGTAKMVDLMLAKLGAHSAFSGAAMDRLKMCGDCRVVDMVKKEI; translated from the coding sequence ATGGGTCAAAAATTCGTATGTAACTGCAATGGCACAATGCCCTTGGATGCTAAAGCTCTGGGCGTAACCATGCACCATTCTTTGTGCAGACAAGAGCTTAGCTCTTTCTTGAAGGGCTTAGACAGCCCTGAATCTATAGTGGTTGCCTGCACTCAAGAGGCTTCCTTATTTAGCGAGTTAGCAAGTCAATCTGAAAAACCGTTAGTTGCACCCTTAAAGTTCGTCAACATTCGAGAAGTTGCTGGATGGACTCAGGAAGCAAAAATATCCGGACCAAAGATCGCTGCATTATTGGCATTAAGTGAGATGCCAGAGGCGGAAGCCGTGCCCGTAGTTAATTATGAAAGCCAAGGTAGGTTATTAATTTTGGGCCCTGGTGCACAAGCGATCCCTTGGGCTGAAAAGCTTCAAACTTCTTTGGATGTATCTGTTCTTTGTACCGAGCCGAGCGAACTTCCATTGGCTCGCGATTACCCCATATACAGCGGTGTGATTACCAGCTTGGATGGATATCTTGGTCATTTCACAGTGACTTGGGAGGCGCAAAATCCTATTGATTTAGAAATGTGCACTCGTTGCGGAGCATGTCTAGAAGCCTGTCCAGAAAATGCAATTGATCTCTCGTTTCAAATTGATTTAAGTAAATGTAAAGCGCATCGTTCTTGTGTAACTGCTTGCGCAAGTATTGGGGCAATTTCATTTGATAGAGAGGAGCGTGAACGCAGCTCTGAATTTGATCTGATATTGGATTTGCGTCCAAGTCCCGCAATGCGCATGAGTCAAACGCCCCAAGGTTATTTTGCGCCAGGCAGCGATCCCCTTGAACAGGCCTTGATCATGAATCAATTGCTGGAGATGGTGGGGGAGTTTGAAAAGCCCAAATACTTCGTCTACAGCGACAAAGTTTGCGCGCATGGCCGCAATGGCAAAGTGGGCTGCAGTGCTTGCATTGATGTCTGTTCAACAGGAGCAATCAGTTCTCTTTTTAAGAATGGTCAAGGAACGGTAGAGGTTAATCCCAACCTTTGTATGGGTTGTGGTGCTTGCTCTACGGTTTGCCCATCTGGGGCGATGCGCTACAACTATCCAAGTGTGTCGCATCAAGGAAAAGAATTAAAGACGCTTGCTAGTGTGTTTGGCGCTGAAGCTACAAAACTTAATTTGGAGCTGACACCAAGTCTGTTATTGCATAACTACAAGGCAGGCTCACAATTAATTGATAGCCTGGGCCGTTCCGCCCATGTGTTGCCAAAACAATTCGAGGGGCTTCCTGCTTTTCTGGTGCCATACGGTATTGAGCATATTGCGTCAACAGGCCTAGAGTTATGGCTTAGTGCGCTTTCCTATGGATTCACTGAAGTTATTCTGCTTCTGAGTGGTGACGAAGATCCCGCCTATCGTGAGGCTTTGATTAACCAAGTCAAATTAGCCAATTCAATTTTGAATGCCTATGGTTTTGAGGATCGTGTTCATTTGTTAATGGTCGATTCGCAAGAAGACTTGCGTACAGTATCCAAAGCAATGGGGGATTTACGTCAACGCGGTTCATTGACACCCATTTGTTCACCAGCGAGTTTTGGCCTATCGAATCAAAAGAGGGAAACCCTAGAAGCGGTCTTAGAGCATCTGCAAAAACAAGCAAAGACTCGTTTGCCGGAGGTTGGCGCTCCTCTTCCAAAAAATTCTTTATTGGGCGGATTGGCAATCAATCGAGATGCGTGTACCTTATGCATGTCATGTGTCGGCAGTTGCCCAGAGGGTGCGCTTCTGGATAATGTTGATGAGCCCATACTGTCTTTTATTGAAAAGCAGTGCGTTCAATGCGGGATCTGTGTGCAAACTTGCCCAGAAAGTGCGCTGACCTTAAGCCCGCGCTTGCAAAGCGTTGAGCAACGTAAGCAAAAGCAAACGCTAAATGAGACTCAGGCTTTCCATTGCATCAGTTGTGGGAAGCCATTTGGGACTGCAAAAATGGTGGATCTCATGCTCGCTAAGTTGGGAGCGCATAGCGCATTCAGTGGCGCGGCGATGGATCGTTTAAAAATGTGTGGTGATTGCCGTGTCGTGGATATGGTGAAGAAAGAGATATGA
- a CDS encoding formate dehydrogenase subunit alpha — protein MSLTRKSTTPQSSRSTTRLIGSLSRGLKAAVPTMDRRTFLKRSGIGVGAGIAASQLSLVQKAVAEPSKAMLDGKGKIEVKRSICTHCSVGCAVDATVENGVWVRQDPVFDSPINMGAHCAKGAALREHGHGDYRLRYPMKLVDGKYQRISWDQALTEITAQMKSIREKYSPDAMFFIGSSKHNNEQAYLLRKWVSFFGTNNTDHQARICHSTTVAGVANTWGYGAMTNSYNDMMNAKAALYIGSNAAEAHPVSMLMLLHAKENGCKVIVVDPRYTRTAAKSDQYVRIRSGTDIPFLFGVLYHIFKNGWEDKKYINDRVYGMEEIRKEVMEKWTPAAVEEACGVPEAQMYKVAETMAKNRPSTVVWCMGQTQHTIGNSMVRASCILQLALGNVGKSGGGTNIFRGHDNVQGATDVGPNPDSLPGYYGLAAGSWKHFATVWGVDYDWIKGRYAPDMMEKSGTTVSRWVDAVLEKNDMIDQQTNVKGLFFWGHAPNSQTRGLDMKRAMNKLDLLVVVDPYPSATAAMAAMPPAEGDTVNKNRNVYLLPAATQFETVGTATASNRSLQWREKVIDPLFESVPDHVIMQAFADRLGFGEELSKNYKILNSKFAGKQWREPQIEDILREINRSVWTIGYTGQTPERLKAHMRMVATFDPKTLKSRGGVDPVTGYDTTGDYYGLPWPCYGTAAIKHPGSPNLYDTSKSVMEGGGNFRANFGVERDGVSLLAGDGSCSKGSAITTGYPEFDHVLVKKLGWWDQLTEDEKKLAEGKNWKTDLSGGIQRVVMKNGCHPFGNAKARAVVWNFPDPVPIHREALYSTNAAMMRKYPTSADKKNFWRLPTLYKTVQDQNLNNKLYEKFPIILTSGRLVEYEGGGDETRSNPWLAELQQENFVEINPKAAADRGIKNWDYVWVKSPTGAKIKVRALVTERVDQGTAWVPFHFAGWWQGENIRKYYPEGAAPVVQGEAVNTATTYGYDQVTMMQETKTTMCQIEKFA, from the coding sequence ATGAGTCTGACTCGTAAATCCACTACACCTCAAAGCAGTCGATCTACAACACGCTTGATTGGTAGCTTGTCTCGTGGCCTGAAGGCGGCAGTTCCAACAATGGACCGCCGAACCTTTTTGAAGCGCTCTGGAATCGGGGTTGGCGCAGGAATTGCTGCAAGCCAATTAAGCCTAGTGCAAAAGGCGGTTGCTGAGCCAAGCAAAGCCATGCTGGACGGCAAAGGCAAGATCGAGGTTAAGCGTTCTATTTGCACTCACTGCTCGGTGGGATGTGCGGTAGATGCAACCGTTGAGAATGGTGTTTGGGTTCGTCAGGATCCTGTATTTGATTCACCAATTAACATGGGTGCTCATTGCGCCAAAGGTGCAGCGTTACGTGAACATGGTCATGGCGACTATCGTTTACGTTATCCAATGAAGTTGGTGGATGGCAAGTATCAACGCATTTCTTGGGATCAAGCACTCACCGAAATTACCGCTCAGATGAAGAGCATTCGCGAGAAATATTCTCCAGATGCGATGTTCTTTATCGGATCTTCTAAGCACAACAATGAACAGGCCTACTTGCTGCGTAAGTGGGTCTCTTTCTTTGGAACAAACAATACAGACCACCAAGCTCGTATTTGTCACTCAACCACTGTTGCTGGTGTAGCGAATACATGGGGCTATGGCGCCATGACCAATAGCTACAACGACATGATGAATGCCAAAGCAGCTTTGTACATTGGTTCAAATGCGGCAGAAGCTCACCCAGTATCGATGTTGATGCTGCTGCATGCCAAAGAAAATGGCTGCAAAGTGATTGTGGTGGATCCACGCTATACCCGTACAGCAGCAAAGTCTGATCAGTATGTGCGTATTCGTTCAGGCACCGATATTCCTTTCTTGTTTGGCGTGCTGTATCACATCTTCAAAAATGGCTGGGAAGACAAAAAGTACATCAACGATCGTGTTTACGGAATGGAAGAAATTCGTAAAGAGGTCATGGAGAAATGGACGCCTGCAGCGGTCGAGGAGGCCTGCGGTGTTCCTGAGGCACAAATGTACAAAGTTGCCGAAACGATGGCAAAGAATCGTCCAAGTACCGTTGTGTGGTGCATGGGACAAACTCAACACACCATTGGTAACTCCATGGTGCGTGCTTCCTGCATTTTGCAGTTAGCTTTAGGTAACGTGGGTAAATCGGGCGGTGGTACCAACATCTTCCGTGGTCACGACAACGTTCAAGGCGCAACCGATGTAGGTCCTAACCCAGATTCCTTGCCTGGTTACTATGGCTTGGCAGCTGGCTCATGGAAGCACTTTGCAACTGTTTGGGGTGTTGATTACGACTGGATCAAAGGTCGTTATGCCCCAGACATGATGGAAAAATCAGGCACCACAGTCTCTCGTTGGGTCGATGCCGTTCTTGAGAAGAATGACATGATCGATCAACAGACTAACGTGAAGGGGCTCTTCTTCTGGGGTCATGCGCCTAACTCACAAACGCGTGGTTTGGATATGAAACGCGCGATGAATAAGTTGGATCTATTGGTAGTGGTTGACCCATATCCAAGCGCAACTGCAGCGATGGCAGCAATGCCTCCGGCAGAAGGTGATACGGTTAACAAGAATCGTAATGTTTATCTATTGCCAGCAGCAACTCAGTTTGAGACAGTAGGAACAGCAACTGCTTCAAATCGCTCTTTGCAGTGGCGCGAAAAAGTAATCGATCCATTATTCGAGTCCGTACCGGATCACGTGATCATGCAAGCTTTTGCTGATCGCTTAGGTTTTGGTGAGGAATTGTCTAAGAACTACAAGATTCTCAATTCTAAGTTCGCTGGCAAACAATGGAGAGAGCCACAGATCGAAGATATTCTGCGCGAGATTAACCGCTCTGTTTGGACTATCGGATATACCGGTCAGACACCAGAGCGTTTAAAAGCACATATGAGAATGGTTGCCACTTTCGATCCGAAGACTTTGAAGTCTCGTGGCGGTGTTGATCCAGTCACTGGATACGATACGACTGGCGATTACTATGGTTTGCCTTGGCCTTGTTATGGCACGGCGGCAATTAAACATCCGGGCTCACCAAACCTGTATGACACCAGTAAGAGTGTGATGGAGGGTGGTGGCAACTTCCGCGCTAACTTTGGTGTTGAGCGCGATGGTGTCAGCTTGCTGGCTGGTGATGGCTCTTGTTCTAAAGGTTCCGCAATTACTACTGGCTACCCAGAGTTTGACCACGTATTAGTGAAGAAACTAGGTTGGTGGGATCAGTTAACTGAAGATGAGAAGAAGTTGGCTGAAGGCAAGAATTGGAAGACTGACTTGTCTGGTGGTATCCAGCGTGTTGTGATGAAGAACGGTTGCCATCCGTTTGGGAATGCGAAAGCTCGCGCAGTGGTTTGGAATTTCCCAGACCCAGTCCCGATTCACCGTGAAGCGCTTTACAGTACCAATGCAGCAATGATGCGCAAGTATCCTACTTCTGCAGATAAGAAGAACTTCTGGCGTTTACCAACGTTGTATAAGACAGTTCAAGATCAAAACTTGAACAACAAGCTTTACGAGAAGTTCCCAATCATCCTGACTTCAGGTCGTTTGGTGGAGTACGAGGGTGGTGGTGATGAAACCCGATCTAATCCTTGGTTGGCTGAACTTCAACAAGAAAACTTTGTGGAGATCAATCCAAAGGCTGCGGCAGACCGCGGTATTAAAAACTGGGATTATGTTTGGGTTAAATCACCTACGGGCGCCAAGATCAAGGTGCGTGCATTAGTAACGGAGCGCGTTGATCAAGGAACCGCTTGGGTTCCATTCCACTTTGCCGGTTGGTGGCAAGGCGAGAACATTCGCAAGTACTACCCAGAAGGCGCCGCCCCAGTGGTTCAGGGCGAAGCTGTCAACACTGCTACAACATATGGTTATGACCAGGTCACGATGATGCAAGAGACCAAAACAACCATGTGCCAAATCGAAAAATTTGCCTAA
- a CDS encoding anion permease, whose protein sequence is MNGFHDAANSIATVVSTGVLKPQQAVVFAAFFNFLAIFIFHLSVAATVGKGIVHPSAVDLHVIFGALVGAIIWNVVTWFYGIPSSSSHALIGGLLGAALPKAGISGLVWAGIFKTVAFIFISPLVGFLLGSLTMLLVSWICRHATLSKTDRWFRRLQLISAGAYSLGHGGNDSQKTIGIIWLLLIITGYTDASASMPPLWTIVSCYVAIALGTMFGGWRIVKTMGQKLTKLKPVGGFCAETGGAITLFAATALGVPVSTTHTITGAIVGVGSTLRASAVRWGVAGNIVWAWIFTIPATALMSMLVYYLSLIIF, encoded by the coding sequence ATGAATGGTTTTCATGATGCGGCAAACTCCATTGCAACTGTAGTTTCTACTGGCGTTTTAAAACCACAGCAGGCAGTAGTTTTTGCAGCCTTCTTTAATTTCTTGGCAATCTTTATTTTTCATCTCAGTGTTGCCGCTACCGTAGGCAAAGGTATTGTTCATCCATCGGCAGTTGATTTGCATGTCATCTTCGGCGCTTTAGTTGGTGCAATCATATGGAACGTCGTGACATGGTTCTATGGCATTCCATCAAGCTCATCACATGCTTTGATCGGCGGTCTTCTTGGTGCGGCTTTACCAAAAGCGGGCATCTCCGGTTTAGTTTGGGCCGGGATCTTTAAGACAGTTGCCTTTATTTTTATCTCCCCTTTGGTGGGTTTCCTCTTAGGCTCTCTAACGATGTTGTTGGTGTCTTGGATTTGTCGTCATGCAACGCTATCCAAAACCGATCGTTGGTTCCGTCGTTTGCAATTAATCTCGGCGGGTGCATATAGCCTTGGACATGGCGGCAATGATTCACAAAAAACCATCGGCATCATTTGGCTGCTTTTAATTATTACCGGCTATACGGATGCTAGTGCAAGCATGCCGCCTCTATGGACTATTGTGTCTTGTTACGTTGCGATTGCGTTGGGTACGATGTTTGGTGGCTGGCGTATTGTGAAAACCATGGGGCAGAAGCTCACTAAGCTAAAACCTGTTGGTGGCTTTTGTGCTGAGACGGGTGGTGCGATTACCTTGTTTGCTGCAACAGCCTTGGGTGTGCCTGTCTCAACCACCCACACAATTACTGGGGCTATTGTTGGCGTCGGATCTACATTAAGAGCGAGCGCGGTTCGTTGGGGCGTGGCCGGAAACATCGTATGGGCTTGGATTTTCACGATTCCGGCAACTGCTTTGATGTCGATGCTGGTGTATTACCTCAGCTTAATCATCTTTTAA
- a CDS encoding molecular chaperone, producing the protein MTDQSSQKINKSSATEVGDVGLPEDLARADLYGLIARFFHLPPDQEFLNQIAATADQQGASDDAPLAKAWLDVVEVAKNNPAKAWHDEFDLNFISVGKPNIVLNGSFYLAGHLNERPLVNIRKALEEFGLEAAEEVTETEDHISTLCEVMRYLIAGDDVEISNLTNQRVFFNEHIRPWYGELCDAIQDLPEMHLYHPIATLTREFLDIEGQSFDMI; encoded by the coding sequence ATGACAGATCAGAGTTCGCAAAAGATAAATAAATCCTCGGCTACTGAGGTTGGGGATGTAGGCTTGCCAGAAGATTTGGCACGAGCAGATCTCTATGGATTGATTGCACGCTTTTTTCATTTACCACCAGATCAAGAATTTCTAAATCAAATTGCCGCTACCGCTGATCAGCAGGGGGCCTCCGATGATGCGCCATTAGCTAAGGCATGGTTGGATGTAGTGGAGGTAGCAAAAAACAATCCTGCGAAGGCCTGGCACGATGAGTTTGATTTGAACTTTATTAGCGTTGGTAAGCCCAATATCGTTTTAAATGGCTCCTTTTATCTAGCTGGCCACCTCAATGAAAGACCCTTGGTCAATATTCGCAAAGCGCTTGAAGAGTTTGGTCTTGAAGCTGCCGAAGAGGTCACCGAAACCGAAGATCACATCTCCACACTGTGTGAAGTGATGCGCTACCTGATTGCTGGGGATGATGTGGAGATATCAAACCTTACAAATCAAAGAGTCTTTTTCAATGAACATATTCGCCCTTGGTATGGTGAATTATGTGATGCTATTCAAGACCTTCCGGAGATGCATCTTTACCATCCTATCGCCACGCTCACTAGAGAGTTTCTCGATATCGAAGGCCAAAGTTTTGACATGATTTAA
- a CDS encoding DUF3306 domain-containing protein, with protein sequence MTEGFFSRWSRRKSGQEKELDLPDELAKQVPVSPASDSSSAVKVDAVDQAEPPATFEDVEKIDRFSPDFSAFMKPGVDPAVQQAALKKMFTDPHFNVMDGLDIYIDDYSKPDPLMPGMLERMVQSDMLNLFRKKPDAATAEGHKVQSADSPSNPENQALAAESKTDLTSTHIQRSNESTDSSDPLSELEQKKT encoded by the coding sequence ATGACAGAAGGTTTTTTCAGTCGCTGGTCGCGTCGCAAATCTGGTCAAGAAAAAGAGTTGGATTTGCCCGATGAGTTGGCTAAACAAGTTCCCGTTTCGCCTGCTTCTGATTCTAGTTCAGCGGTAAAAGTAGATGCAGTAGATCAAGCTGAACCTCCAGCAACATTTGAAGATGTGGAGAAAATTGATCGGTTTTCTCCAGACTTTTCTGCCTTCATGAAGCCCGGGGTGGATCCGGCCGTGCAGCAGGCCGCCTTAAAGAAGATGTTTACTGATCCGCACTTTAATGTGATGGATGGATTAGATATTTACATTGATGATTACTCGAAGCCAGATCCACTGATGCCAGGCATGTTAGAGCGCATGGTTCAAAGTGATATGTTGAACCTCTTTCGTAAGAAACCAGATGCAGCTACAGCAGAGGGGCACAAAGTTCAGTCGGCTGACTCACCATCTAACCCAGAAAATCAGGCTTTAGCGGCAGAATCTAAAACTGATTTAACATCCACACATATTCAGAGGTCTAACGAGTCGACAGACTCGAGCGACCCCTTATCAGAGTTAGAGCAGAAAAAAACCTAG
- the fdh3B gene encoding formate dehydrogenase FDH3 subunit beta, producing the protein MARMKFICDTERCIECNGCVTACKNDNEVPWGVNRRRVVTVNDGIIGQEKSVSVACMHCTDAPCMAVCPVDCFYRTDEGVVLHDKDICIGCGYCSFACPFGAPQFLSKGAFGSRSKMDKCTFCSGGPEENGSVAEFEKYGRNRLAEGKLPLCAEMCSTKALIGGDSDVITDIFNNRVKTREKNGKYPGSKAFGWTTAYGGPDTPAPTPTPAAKIPGAK; encoded by the coding sequence ATGGCAAGAATGAAATTTATCTGCGATACGGAGCGTTGCATTGAGTGCAATGGCTGTGTCACTGCTTGTAAGAATGACAACGAAGTGCCTTGGGGCGTCAATCGACGTCGTGTGGTCACAGTAAACGATGGCATTATTGGACAGGAAAAATCAGTATCTGTGGCTTGTATGCACTGTACCGATGCTCCTTGTATGGCGGTTTGTCCAGTAGATTGTTTTTACCGCACCGATGAAGGCGTCGTGCTTCATGACAAAGATATTTGTATCGGTTGCGGCTACTGTTCATTTGCCTGCCCATTTGGAGCCCCTCAGTTCTTGAGTAAAGGCGCCTTTGGTTCTCGTAGCAAGATGGATAAGTGCACATTCTGTAGCGGTGGACCAGAAGAGAATGGTAGCGTTGCAGAGTTTGAGAAGTATGGACGCAATCGCTTGGCAGAAGGTAAGTTGCCTTTGTGTGCTGAGATGTGTTCTACCAAGGCATTGATTGGTGGCGATAGTGATGTGATTACTGATATTTTCAACAATCGCGTTAAAACCCGCGAGAAAAATGGAAAGTATCCTGGCTCCAAGGCATTTGGTTGGACAACTGCTTATGGCGGTCCAGATACACCAGCACCAACGCCAACACCTGCTGCAAAAATTCCGGGGGCTAAATAA
- a CDS encoding DUF3305 domain-containing protein: MRKQKMDNPWVSHRWVPQEVLPDFESFENNAPLAIIGRLHERDAEGETWLFSGFELDLFQDEAEGYYLNTSAITPCWFVMWRLEEDIDRYIDAQSLPLARVDATIAVPHRICVSYHEAARLLDGGESVDTVPMSQEHTAWLQEYVDEHYRPEPKKRHKPASFKGAERPAE; encoded by the coding sequence ATGCGTAAACAAAAAATGGATAACCCATGGGTTTCACATCGCTGGGTGCCTCAGGAGGTTTTGCCTGATTTTGAAAGTTTTGAAAATAATGCGCCTCTCGCCATTATTGGCAGACTTCATGAGCGTGATGCTGAAGGTGAAACATGGCTATTTTCTGGGTTTGAGTTAGATCTTTTTCAAGATGAGGCAGAAGGTTATTACCTCAATACTTCAGCTATCACACCTTGTTGGTTTGTGATGTGGCGCCTTGAGGAAGATATCGATCGGTATATTGATGCACAGTCTCTTCCGCTGGCTAGAGTTGATGCGACTATTGCCGTGCCTCATCGAATTTGCGTGAGCTATCACGAGGCAGCGCGCTTGCTTGATGGTGGTGAGTCAGTCGATACAGTGCCGATGAGTCAGGAACATACTGCATGGTTACAAGAGTATGTAGACGAACATTACCGACCTGAGCCCAAGAAACGACATAAGCCTGCATCCTTCAAAGGTGCAGAGCGGCCAGCGGAGTAG